The genomic DNA CGAATCGCCGGATCGACACTGACGATCCCCGTGTAAGTGCTACGAATAATGGGTAGCAGCGAGTAAAGGACTAATGCCAAGATTGCAGTCTGAATGCCGATCCCGCCCAAGATTGGTACGGGGATCAAAAAGCCAAATAGCGCCAAACTAGGAATCGTTTGCACCACATTCGCAAATCCCAAAATGGGTTTACCAAGGTGAGGCTTACGAGTGACGAGAATCCCTAAAGGAATACCAAAGCAAATCGCGATCGCCAAGGCAATCCCCACCATCTGCATATGCTCTAGCGTGCGCTGGATAATCTCACCTGCATAACGGCTCCAAAACTCACCCAAGTTCATCGGCTGGCTTCCCGACCTGGTATGGCATTAAACGGCTGTAAGCACTGGGTAAAGGCTTGCACTTCTGGCAGGGGCGATCGCAAAAACTCTTCTGGTGTCCCCCAGAGCAGTAATTGCCCGTCCTGCATTAAGCCGATTTTAGAAGCGAGCAAGAAAGCTTCTTGGACATCATGAGTCACAAACACCACGGTTTTGCCGAGTTGTTGTTGTAGTTGGCGAAACTCCCGTTGAATTTCTAAGCGGGTAATGGGATCAAGGGCTCCAAACGGTTCATCCATCAACAATAACGGCGGATCAGCAGCTAAGGCTCTCGCTACACCCACCCGTTGTCGTTGACCACCGGAAAGTTCATGCGGGTAACGGTGAGCAAACTGTTTGGGGTCTAAACCGACAAGTTCTAGCAGTTGGTTGACACGGGCATGCAGGCGATCGCGCTCCCAACCTTCCAGGGCAGGCACTAAACCCACATTCCGAGCCACCGTGAAATGCGGAAACAATCCTACTTCTTGAATTACATACCCCACCCGTCGCCGCAGTTGAATCGGGTTCCAATGGCTGGTAGGTTTGCCCTCTACCCAAACTTCGCCATTAGTAGGCAGCAGCAACCGATTGATCAACTTCAACGTAGTTGTTTTGCCACAGCCACTCCGCCCCAGCAAAACCAAAATTTCACCACGTGGCACTTCTAAATTCAGTTGAGAGACCAAAGCACGCTGCTTGAGGCGATAGGTAACATCCCAAAACTTAACCGCAACCTCACTCGCCTCTGGCATTATGATCTCCCAACCTAATTAGCATCCTTTGAATTGCTCGATGAACCTTATTTGCTATTGATTTCAGTTCATACAATAGTGGTGATAGAGAGGAATTTAGCCATGAGTATCATCATTCCTGATGAAATACTAACTGCAACTCGCATGACTGAAAGTGAGTTAAAACAAGAAATCGCAGTTTTGTTGTTTCAAAAGGAAAAACTGACACTGGCTCAAGCCAACCGATTGGCTGGGATGCATCGGGTTGCATTTCAGCACTTGCTCGCAAGTCGCCAAATTCCCGTTCACTATGATGTAGAAGATTTCGAGCAGGATATCAAAAACTTGCGTGAGATG from Trichocoleus desertorum ATA4-8-CV12 includes the following:
- a CDS encoding ABC transporter permease encodes the protein MNLGEFWSRYAGEIIQRTLEHMQMVGIALAIAICFGIPLGILVTRKPHLGKPILGFANVVQTIPSLALFGFLIPVPILGGIGIQTAILALVLYSLLPIIRSTYTGIVSVDPAIREAGVGMGMTDWQLLWQVELPLASSFILSGIRVAAVIGIGLATIAAAVGAGGLGVFIFRGVAVVDNQLILAGAIPAAVLALLADFGFGWIEQRLTLKGSR
- a CDS encoding ATP-binding cassette domain-containing protein encodes the protein MPEASEVAVKFWDVTYRLKQRALVSQLNLEVPRGEILVLLGRSGCGKTTTLKLINRLLLPTNGEVWVEGKPTSHWNPIQLRRRVGYVIQEVGLFPHFTVARNVGLVPALEGWERDRLHARVNQLLELVGLDPKQFAHRYPHELSGGQRQRVGVARALAADPPLLLMDEPFGALDPITRLEIQREFRQLQQQLGKTVVFVTHDVQEAFLLASKIGLMQDGQLLLWGTPEEFLRSPLPEVQAFTQCLQPFNAIPGREASR
- a CDS encoding UPF0175 family protein, with translation MSIIIPDEILTATRMTESELKQEIAVLLFQKEKLTLAQANRLAGMHRVAFQHLLASRQIPVHYDVEDFEQDIKNLREMGRL